From one Methylomonas paludis genomic stretch:
- a CDS encoding glycosyltransferase family 4 protein codes for MKRNLSVMMLGLRGLPNVQGGIEAHVQNLATYLQDRDCQVDVIVRAPYQPVEYRKQWNGIRIHSLWSPVSKSLEAITHTAVGVLYAAVKRPDILHIHAVGPSLMVPMARMLGLKVVVTHHGQDYDRQKWGRMAKFMLKTGEYCGMKMANGRIVISEVLQNLVQDKYAKNSTLIPNGVVMPALTDSAATLEKFGLTAGKYILTVSRLVPEKRHLDLIEAFKQGRLPGWKLAIVGGSDHPDAYTDAVHAAAAGHEDVVMTGFQSGVALKELFTHAGMFVLPSSHEGLPIAMLEALSFGLPVIASDIPANLEVGIADDHYFALGNIAALTERLEAFAGKAQDSAAKTELRAWVDQKYNWNDIAAKTLDVYEAVAGKKAGRTLAMPGRQIENQYQGLMA; via the coding sequence ATGAAACGCAACTTATCTGTCATGATGCTGGGACTGCGCGGTTTGCCTAATGTACAAGGTGGCATCGAAGCCCATGTGCAAAATCTGGCGACTTATCTGCAGGATCGCGATTGTCAGGTGGATGTGATCGTTCGTGCCCCTTACCAACCGGTTGAATATCGCAAACAATGGAACGGTATCCGTATCCACAGCTTGTGGTCACCGGTTTCCAAATCACTGGAAGCCATTACTCACACTGCAGTGGGTGTGTTATACGCCGCCGTTAAACGCCCAGACATTCTGCACATTCATGCCGTTGGCCCTTCTTTGATGGTGCCTATGGCGCGTATGCTGGGCCTGAAAGTGGTCGTAACTCACCACGGTCAGGATTATGATCGCCAAAAATGGGGCAGAATGGCTAAATTCATGCTGAAAACCGGCGAGTATTGCGGTATGAAAATGGCTAATGGCCGCATCGTGATTTCTGAAGTCTTACAAAATCTGGTACAAGACAAATATGCCAAAAACTCAACGCTGATTCCTAATGGCGTCGTCATGCCGGCTTTGACCGACAGCGCTGCCACGCTGGAAAAATTTGGTTTGACTGCCGGCAAATATATTTTGACTGTCAGCCGTCTGGTGCCGGAAAAACGTCATCTGGACTTGATCGAAGCCTTTAAACAAGGCCGCCTGCCAGGCTGGAAACTGGCTATCGTCGGTGGTTCTGATCATCCCGATGCGTATACCGATGCGGTACATGCGGCAGCCGCCGGCCACGAAGATGTGGTCATGACCGGTTTTCAAAGTGGAGTCGCTTTAAAAGAACTGTTTACCCATGCCGGCATGTTCGTACTGCCTTCTTCTCATGAAGGTCTGCCGATTGCAATGCTGGAAGCCCTGTCTTTTGGTTTGCCGGTCATTGCCAGCGACATTCCTGCCAACCTGGAAGTAGGCATAGCCGATGACCATTATTTTGCACTGGGCAATATCGCCGCTTTGACCGAACGTCTGGAAGCCTTTGCCGGCAAAGCACAAGATAGCGCAGCAAAAACCGAATTACGTGCCTGGGTTGATCAAAAATACAACTGGAATGATATTGCGGCAAAAACTCTGGACGTTTATGAAGCCGTAGCCGGTAAAAAAGCCGGCCGCACCCTGGCAATGCCTGGTCGTCAAATCGAAAACCAATATCAAGGTTTGATGGCGTAA
- a CDS encoding nitroreductase family protein, whose protein sequence is MLNKPAVTTEKLDNIIQNRWSPRAFSEQALSAATITALLEAAQWAPSCMNEQPWRFIVCHKADQPEAWQNLLACLVEKNQQWAQHAPLLVLAVAANNFTQNGKPNAWAAYDTGAASLSLSLQATALGLVSHQMGGFVAEQCRSRFNLPADTTPLAVIALGYQADPEQLSEEFKSRELAERSRAALAERFYWGGWELQKP, encoded by the coding sequence ATGCTGAACAAACCTGCTGTTACCACCGAAAAACTCGACAATATTATCCAAAACCGCTGGAGTCCACGGGCGTTTAGTGAACAAGCCCTCAGTGCCGCCACGATTACCGCCTTACTGGAAGCCGCGCAATGGGCGCCTTCGTGTATGAACGAACAGCCCTGGCGGTTTATCGTCTGCCACAAAGCCGATCAGCCCGAAGCCTGGCAAAACCTGCTGGCATGTCTGGTGGAAAAAAATCAGCAATGGGCGCAACACGCCCCCTTGCTGGTGCTGGCCGTCGCGGCAAATAATTTTACGCAAAACGGCAAACCCAATGCCTGGGCCGCTTACGACACCGGCGCCGCCAGCCTGAGCCTAAGTTTACAGGCCACCGCGCTGGGCCTGGTTTCACACCAGATGGGCGGCTTTGTTGCCGAACAATGCCGCAGCCGGTTTAATTTACCTGCCGATACCACGCCGTTGGCCGTGATTGCGCTGGGCTATCAGGCCGATCCTGAACAACTGTCCGAAGAATTTAAAAGCCGAGAACTGGCTGAACGCAGCCGGGCGGCGTTGGCGGAACGGTTTTATTGGGGTGGCTGGGAATTGCAGAAGCCTTGA
- a CDS encoding HipA domain-containing protein, translating into MIQKRTISIRFQPHQPETEDLCSMGREGLNIVQPVDQAIDVADWRGDMEFEIYPEGARDKSLLISPDQIGYDFLIPNHRYLFKHSFQHGTRSHPDQFWTEIIAYRIACILHIPVPPAFVGYDSKKNVCGAIIEWFLNYPDQPEERRVPGGDIMVALIPGYDRKKGKAHNFVAIERYLTVIDKTNAFQSNWQDYWCDMLLFDAIIGNTDRHQDNWEILWNQEQRSIRMSPVFDNGTSLGYEILESRMDDFYSDNKMKAYIKKGKHHLRWQLSDTQQCQHIDIIVRLLNRFPSLQDRVHAILSLYEAEKLRSILDVCRQYSVPVPLSAKRADFICHLVTSRVNAVKEELES; encoded by the coding sequence ATGATACAGAAAAGGACAATTTCTATTAGATTTCAACCTCATCAGCCTGAAACTGAAGATTTGTGTAGCATGGGAAGAGAAGGGTTAAATATAGTTCAACCAGTTGATCAAGCAATTGATGTGGCTGATTGGCGCGGTGATATGGAATTTGAAATCTATCCTGAGGGGGCCAGAGATAAATCTTTATTGATAAGTCCAGACCAGATTGGCTATGATTTTTTAATCCCTAATCACCGGTATTTGTTTAAGCATTCATTTCAACACGGAACACGCAGTCATCCTGATCAATTTTGGACAGAAATAATAGCTTACCGAATTGCTTGTATCTTACATATTCCGGTACCGCCTGCATTTGTTGGTTACGATAGCAAAAAAAATGTTTGTGGGGCAATAATTGAATGGTTTTTGAATTATCCGGACCAGCCTGAAGAACGTCGAGTGCCAGGGGGTGACATTATGGTGGCATTGATTCCCGGTTACGATAGAAAAAAGGGGAAAGCTCACAATTTTGTCGCAATAGAACGTTACCTGACGGTAATTGATAAAACCAATGCTTTTCAATCCAATTGGCAGGATTATTGGTGTGATATGTTGTTGTTTGACGCCATCATAGGTAACACAGACCGCCATCAGGATAATTGGGAGATACTTTGGAATCAGGAACAACGCAGTATTAGAATGTCGCCGGTTTTTGATAATGGTACCAGCCTGGGCTATGAGATTTTGGAGTCAAGAATGGATGATTTTTATTCGGACAATAAAATGAAAGCCTATATCAAAAAAGGAAAACATCATCTTAGATGGCAGTTAAGTGATACCCAGCAATGCCAGCATATAGACATAATAGTACGTTTATTAAATAGATTTCCAAGTTTGCAAGATCGTGTCCATGCTATTTTGAGTCTTTATGAAGCAGAAAAATTACGCAGTATATTAGATGTTTGTCGGCAATATTCAGTCCCTGTGCCGTTGTCGGCAAAACGGGCTGATTTTATTTGCCATTTAGTGACATCCAGAGTCAACGCTGTTAAAGAAGAGTTAGAGAGTTAA
- a CDS encoding HIRAN domain-containing protein, with protein sequence MNLIHHINQPSRLLLVWQTPEGKSRSRFVVGEICRNDNDYIFRYLVDNADFTQAKQEGFLGYPAFRKLNQEYTEGVLETFLRRVPPRKRGDFHKYLELWRLAADVEISDFALLGHTGAKLPNDGFSLVNPFDGVNAPYEFYIEVAGFRYYQEINLSDLEVGMAVSFIVEPENPCDNQAVRIDVMGKKMGYVNKTQCAAFRHWLKTCVITAEIERINGTEARPLIYIYGRVGEQGSEQIAA encoded by the coding sequence ATGAATCTCATTCACCATATTAATCAACCTAGTCGGCTATTGCTGGTCTGGCAAACGCCAGAAGGCAAATCTCGGAGCAGATTTGTTGTTGGAGAAATATGCCGGAATGATAATGACTATATATTTCGTTATCTTGTTGATAATGCAGATTTTACTCAAGCTAAACAAGAAGGGTTTTTAGGCTATCCTGCTTTTCGTAAGTTGAATCAAGAATATACGGAAGGTGTGTTAGAGACGTTTTTACGGCGTGTTCCGCCGCGTAAACGCGGCGACTTTCATAAATATCTTGAATTATGGCGCTTAGCCGCTGATGTTGAAATATCAGATTTTGCCTTGTTGGGCCATACGGGAGCAAAATTGCCCAATGATGGCTTTTCATTGGTTAATCCCTTTGATGGCGTTAATGCGCCATATGAGTTTTATATTGAGGTGGCTGGTTTTCGTTATTATCAGGAAATTAATTTATCAGATCTTGAAGTCGGCATGGCTGTGAGTTTTATAGTAGAACCGGAAAATCCATGTGACAATCAAGCGGTCAGGATAGATGTTATGGGAAAAAAAATGGGCTACGTTAATAAAACCCAGTGCGCTGCTTTTCGACATTGGCTTAAAACATGCGTAATTACAGCTGAAATAGAACGAATTAATGGTACCGAAGCGCGACCGCTGATTTATATTTATGGCCGTGTGGGTGAGCAAGGTTCGGAGCAGATAGCGGCCTAG
- a CDS encoding YCF48-related protein, with translation MARLTHPFGRWALRLHLGTAFLLVIVGSYIAFTQPLNPQPTQASGSIWPWRADFNRHAWQYPLETNAFWRLPRVSADLKDVFIAEDGRSSWAVGSDGIILHSTDSGTSWQPQTSNTNETLNAVQFIGSQGWAVGYNGVILHSTDNGTNWQPQTSKINKNLSFVQFLGSQGWAVGENGVILHSTDSGTSWQPQTSNTNETLIGVQFIGSEGWAVGGNGTILHSTDSGNSWLPQTSHTKESLRFVHFSSNQGWAVGGNGVILHSTDSGANWQPQTSNTSAMLRAVQFTHSQGWAVGDNGVILHSTDSGANWQPQTSNTTEPLIDVQFIGSQGWAVGSNGVILYSTDRGTSWQPQTSQNNLSFNPTLDYSIYLAEVINNKGGFKNGLYAVQFNSSQGWAVGSNGVILHSTDSGTSWQPQTSSTAQRLMAVQFLGSQGWAVGANGTILHSTDSGTHWQPQTSNTKEWLYAVQFSGSQGWAVGANGTILHSTDSGTHWQPQTSNTKEWLYAVQFNGSEGWAVGSNGIILHSTDNGTHWQPQTSNTKEWLYAVQFSGSQGWVVGNHAVILHSTDSGTSWQPQTSHTNNLLMGVQFIDSQGWAVGNNGVILHSADSGTNWQPQTSNTTELLSAVQFSGSEGWAVGNNDVILHSTDSGAHWASALAKHSRWPAPWYYLLISAALALIMSIPSWQAQKKPSTLPKQDPDQAWQPGDTDRMAFMPIAAALCKVITFADSKPPLTVGVTADWGRGKSSLMAMLKQQLKLESYNCVWFNAWHHQDEANVLTSLLENIRQQLVPDFFTFSGFYLRLRLLKNRDGTAWAGFRLGLLFGIYFGVSALGGISNTQPITEGDLRNWFYQQLGRQEKLALNSADFQALCPDYPNKTGPAFSLEDCNVIQQQFIWLPPKVVANSAKANQIGSTDCQRRSELGDCVFLSLEQLEKTLETADALNHPLSSAQQNLLKQHHKLDQHKYADVGYVVYGLLASLWVMLMALVYTEITVLGENRLLKLFKPLSDKLSMDLSSLESTGQRKLYEQRFVSLLKVLAPRPLVVFVDDLDRCHKDQVVKVLEVVSFLMSANPSCFFVLGFYPEFVKACVGLSFSDIATEVIKEQASTNTLANEQQREREIFAHHYLQKLINLEAAVPTPKPEHIQLMLDNPPEPQPAKISQTLSLSLHWVLQKLDYLPGLLVLALGLQATMPLPSQTIMRLAELSKFQSISKMK, from the coding sequence ATGGCTCGCCTTACCCATCCATTTGGCCGCTGGGCCTTAAGACTGCACTTAGGCACTGCGTTTTTACTGGTTATCGTGGGCAGCTATATCGCTTTCACCCAACCCTTAAATCCTCAGCCCACTCAAGCCAGCGGTTCGATATGGCCTTGGCGGGCAGATTTTAACCGGCACGCCTGGCAATACCCGCTCGAAACCAATGCCTTCTGGCGTTTACCCAGGGTTTCAGCCGATTTGAAAGATGTATTTATAGCAGAGGATGGGCGTAGCAGCTGGGCCGTGGGAAGTGACGGGATCATTCTGCACAGCACTGACAGCGGCACTAGCTGGCAACCGCAAACCAGCAATACTAATGAGACGCTTAATGCCGTGCAATTCATTGGCAGCCAAGGCTGGGCGGTGGGTTATAACGGTGTCATTCTGCACAGTACAGACAACGGCACTAACTGGCAGCCGCAAACGAGTAAAATTAATAAAAATCTCTCCTTCGTACAGTTTCTCGGCAGCCAAGGCTGGGCGGTGGGGGAAAACGGTGTCATCCTGCACAGTACTGACAGCGGCACTAGCTGGCAGCCGCAAACCAGTAATACCAATGAGACGCTCATTGGCGTGCAATTCATTGGCAGCGAAGGCTGGGCAGTGGGTGGTAATGGCACCATCCTGCACAGTACTGACAGTGGCAACAGCTGGCTGCCGCAAACCAGCCATACTAAAGAGTCTCTCAGATTCGTGCATTTCAGCAGCAATCAAGGCTGGGCGGTAGGCGGTAACGGCGTGATCTTGCACAGCACTGACAGTGGCGCCAACTGGCAGCCGCAAACCAGCAATACTAGTGCGATGCTCCGTGCGGTGCAGTTCACCCACAGCCAAGGCTGGGCTGTGGGTGATAACGGCGTCATCCTGCACAGCACTGACAGCGGTGCCAACTGGCAGCCGCAAACCAGCAATACCACTGAGCCGCTCATTGACGTGCAATTTATCGGCAGCCAAGGCTGGGCGGTGGGTTCTAACGGCGTCATCCTGTACAGCACTGACAGAGGCACTAGCTGGCAACCGCAAACAAGTCAAAATAATTTGTCGTTCAACCCCACGTTAGACTACAGTATCTATTTGGCGGAGGTGATTAATAATAAGGGGGGTTTTAAAAACGGGCTCTATGCCGTGCAGTTCAACAGCAGCCAAGGCTGGGCGGTGGGTTCTAACGGCGTCATCCTGCACAGCACTGACAGCGGCACTAGCTGGCAACCGCAAACCAGCAGTACTGCACAGCGGCTTATGGCTGTGCAGTTCCTCGGCAGCCAAGGGTGGGCGGTGGGTGCTAACGGCACCATCTTGCACAGCACAGACAGCGGTACCCACTGGCAGCCGCAAACCAGCAATACCAAAGAGTGGCTCTATGCCGTACAATTCAGCGGCAGCCAAGGCTGGGCGGTGGGTGCTAACGGCACCATCTTGCACAGCACAGACAGCGGTACCCACTGGCAGCCGCAAACCAGCAATACTAAAGAGTGGCTCTATGCCGTGCAGTTCAACGGCAGCGAAGGTTGGGCAGTGGGTAGTAACGGCATCATCCTACACAGCACTGATAACGGCACCCACTGGCAGCCGCAAACCAGCAATACCAAAGAGTGGCTCTATGCCGTGCAATTCAGCGGCAGCCAAGGCTGGGTGGTGGGTAATCACGCTGTCATCCTGCACAGCACTGACAGCGGCACTAGCTGGCAGCCGCAAACTAGCCATACCAATAACTTGCTCATGGGCGTGCAATTCATCGACAGCCAAGGTTGGGCAGTGGGTAATAACGGCGTCATCCTCCACAGCGCTGATAGCGGCACCAACTGGCAACCGCAAACCAGCAATACTACAGAACTGCTCTCTGCCGTACAATTCAGCGGCAGTGAAGGCTGGGCGGTGGGTAATAACGACGTCATCCTGCACAGCACTGACAGCGGCGCACACTGGGCATCCGCTTTGGCTAAACACAGCCGCTGGCCGGCACCCTGGTATTACCTGCTGATATCAGCAGCCTTGGCATTGATAATGAGCATTCCCTCCTGGCAGGCTCAAAAAAAACCCTCAACCTTACCCAAACAAGACCCTGATCAGGCCTGGCAACCCGGCGATACCGACCGGATGGCGTTTATGCCAATCGCTGCGGCTTTGTGCAAAGTGATCACCTTTGCAGACAGCAAGCCGCCACTGACAGTCGGCGTCACCGCCGACTGGGGACGCGGCAAATCATCCTTAATGGCTATGCTCAAGCAGCAATTGAAGTTAGAGAGCTACAATTGCGTCTGGTTTAACGCCTGGCATCATCAGGACGAAGCCAATGTGTTAACATCCTTACTGGAAAATATTCGCCAGCAACTGGTGCCGGATTTTTTTACCTTTAGCGGTTTTTATCTGCGTTTGCGCTTATTAAAAAACCGCGATGGAACGGCTTGGGCAGGTTTTCGCCTGGGATTGTTGTTTGGGATTTATTTTGGAGTTTCCGCCTTGGGCGGAATATCCAATACCCAGCCAATTACTGAGGGGGATTTGCGTAACTGGTTTTATCAACAACTTGGCCGGCAAGAAAAACTGGCCTTGAACAGCGCGGATTTTCAGGCACTATGCCCGGATTACCCCAACAAAACCGGCCCGGCTTTCTCCTTGGAAGACTGCAACGTCATCCAGCAGCAATTTATTTGGCTGCCACCCAAAGTCGTTGCCAACTCAGCAAAGGCCAACCAGATCGGATCAACAGACTGCCAAAGACGCTCAGAGTTAGGCGATTGCGTGTTTTTAAGTCTGGAGCAGTTGGAGAAAACTCTGGAAACTGCTGATGCCTTAAACCACCCACTCAGCAGCGCACAGCAAAATTTATTAAAGCAACATCACAAGTTAGATCAACACAAATATGCTGATGTAGGCTATGTTGTCTATGGTTTGCTTGCCAGCCTATGGGTCATGCTAATGGCCTTGGTCTATACCGAAATCACCGTGCTCGGCGAAAACCGCTTGTTGAAGTTATTCAAGCCGCTGAGTGATAAATTAAGTATGGATTTATCCAGTCTGGAAAGCACCGGCCAACGCAAGCTATACGAACAACGCTTTGTCAGCTTGTTAAAAGTGCTGGCACCTCGGCCACTGGTGGTGTTTGTCGATGATTTGGACCGATGCCATAAAGATCAGGTGGTTAAGGTGCTGGAGGTTGTCAGTTTTCTGATGAGCGCCAACCCCAGCTGTTTTTTTGTGCTGGGCTTTTATCCGGAATTTGTGAAAGCCTGTGTAGGTTTAAGTTTTTCCGATATCGCCACCGAAGTGATCAAGGAGCAAGCCAGTACCAATACACTAGCTAACGAACAGCAACGCGAACGGGAAATTTTTGCACATCATTATTTACAAAAACTGATTAACCTGGAAGCTGCCGTTCCGACCCCAAAGCCCGAGCATATCCAACTGATGCTGGATAATCCACCCGAACCTCAGCCAGCTAAAATTAGCCAAACGCTTAGCCTATCTCTACACTGGGTTCTGCAAAAACTGGATTATTTGCCTGGGTTGTTAGTCTTGGCGTTGGGCCTACAGGCTACTATGCCGCTCCCCAGCCAGACTATAATGCGGTTAGCCGAATTGAGCAAATTTCAGTCAATAAGCAAAATGAAGTAG
- the dbpA gene encoding ATP-dependent RNA helicase DbpA: MNNIIPTPDSLPDANPAQADFNQLPLSPAMLSNLQQLEYLTMTPIQAASLPITLAGHDLIAQAKTGSGKTAAYALTLLNNLNPRHFAVQALVLCPTRELAEQVTQEIRRLARFADNIKILALCGGTPLRPQAASLDHGVHVVVGTPGRLMDHLSRHTLQLDALHTLVLDEADRMLDMGFYDDIASVARQCPTGRQTLLFSATYPSGIARLAQQFLRNPQEVKLLEQHEDSKIRQRFYEVSESERLKAVAVLLRHYRPVSTLAFCNTKQQCRELLTLLHAQGFHALTLNGDLEQRERDQVLIQFANRSCSVLVATDVAARGLDISQLEAVINVDITPDPEIHIHRIGRTGRADENGWALSLCSPAEQRRVIDIADMMQIEPEWHQLSALHNSDAAPLLPPMTTLLLLGGRKEKIRPGDVLGALTGEAGYAKEQVGKITVTEQTTYVAVDRDIAKEAVRKLAAGKLKGRPVKVRILTG; encoded by the coding sequence ATGAATAATATTATCCCCACTCCCGATTCCCTGCCTGACGCCAATCCGGCTCAGGCCGATTTTAACCAACTGCCGCTTAGCCCGGCCATGCTCAGCAATCTGCAGCAGCTGGAGTATTTGACTATGACGCCGATTCAGGCGGCCAGTTTGCCGATTACTTTGGCTGGGCATGATTTGATTGCCCAGGCCAAGACCGGCAGCGGCAAGACGGCGGCTTATGCGCTGACGCTGCTGAATAATCTTAATCCCCGCCATTTTGCGGTACAGGCTTTGGTGCTGTGTCCCACCAGGGAGCTGGCCGAGCAGGTGACTCAGGAAATCCGCCGGTTGGCGCGGTTTGCCGACAATATCAAAATTCTGGCTTTATGCGGGGGTACGCCGTTGCGGCCTCAGGCAGCTAGTTTGGATCATGGGGTGCATGTGGTGGTCGGTACGCCGGGACGGTTGATGGATCATCTTAGCCGTCACACGCTGCAACTGGATGCCTTGCATACTTTGGTGCTGGATGAGGCTGACCGGATGCTGGATATGGGGTTTTATGATGATATTGCCTCGGTTGCCAGACAATGCCCCACCGGGCGGCAAACCCTGTTGTTTTCGGCGACTTATCCATCCGGTATCGCCCGGCTGGCCCAGCAGTTTTTGCGTAATCCTCAGGAAGTTAAGTTGCTGGAACAGCATGAAGACAGCAAAATTCGCCAGCGCTTTTATGAAGTCAGCGAATCTGAACGTCTGAAAGCGGTGGCGGTGTTGCTGCGGCATTATCGTCCGGTCAGTACCCTGGCGTTTTGTAATACCAAGCAGCAGTGCCGGGAGTTATTGACGCTGCTGCATGCCCAGGGCTTTCATGCCTTGACGCTGAACGGCGATCTGGAGCAGCGCGAGCGTGACCAGGTGCTGATCCAGTTTGCCAATCGCAGTTGTTCGGTGCTGGTGGCGACTGATGTGGCGGCGCGCGGGCTGGATATCAGTCAGCTGGAAGCGGTGATTAATGTCGATATTACCCCCGATCCGGAAATCCATATCCATCGCATAGGCCGTACCGGCCGTGCCGATGAAAACGGCTGGGCCTTGAGTCTGTGCAGTCCTGCCGAACAGCGCCGGGTGATTGATATAGCCGATATGATGCAGATTGAACCGGAATGGCATCAGTTGAGTGCTTTGCACAATAGTGACGCTGCGCCCTTGCTGCCGCCGATGACGACTTTGTTGCTTCTGGGTGGCCGTAAGGAAAAGATACGTCCGGGTGATGTGTTAGGTGCTTTGACCGGTGAAGCGGGGTATGCCAAAGAACAGGTCGGCAAAATTACTGTGACTGAGCAAACCACTTATGTGGCGGTTGACCGTGATATTGCTAAAGAAGCGGTGCGCAAGCTGGCTGCCGGCAAGTTAAAAGGCAGGCCGGTGAAAGTGCGGATCTTAACAGGCTGA
- a CDS encoding alpha/beta hydrolase, with protein MKFCHHFAVILLIMTLSACMPMAYPPGAKTHAAQIDAQAFLTEDGASLPLRQWLPTAQANAVIIALHGFNDYNHFFAAAGQYFSSQGIACFAYDQRGFGAAPQRGLWADSKTYADDLQVFTQLIKQRYPGLPVYLLGESMGGAVVITAMSRQDMPKVDGIILSAPALWARSTMPWYQTSLLWTLAHSLPWLTLTGSGLHVQASDNIEMLRELGRDPLVIKATRVETMYGLSDLMDDAYNSAAALHGNILMLYGEKDQIIPKEPTSNFVQQLLASNTAEKTVAVYPNGYHLLLRDLQAATAWNDIVAWINTGTAPLPSGAENRAKQWLGIAWQQ; from the coding sequence ATGAAATTTTGCCACCATTTTGCCGTTATTTTGCTGATAATGACACTAAGCGCCTGCATGCCTATGGCCTATCCGCCCGGTGCCAAAACCCATGCCGCTCAAATTGACGCCCAGGCATTTCTAACCGAAGACGGTGCCAGTCTGCCCTTACGCCAGTGGCTGCCGACAGCCCAAGCCAATGCAGTGATCATTGCCCTGCACGGCTTTAACGATTACAACCATTTTTTCGCGGCCGCCGGCCAGTATTTCAGCAGCCAGGGTATCGCCTGTTTTGCGTATGATCAGCGCGGTTTTGGCGCAGCTCCGCAACGCGGCTTATGGGCAGACAGCAAAACCTACGCCGATGATCTGCAAGTTTTTACCCAATTAATCAAACAACGCTATCCGGGTTTACCGGTTTATCTGCTGGGCGAAAGCATGGGCGGGGCCGTGGTGATTACCGCCATGAGCCGGCAGGATATGCCCAAAGTGGACGGCATCATTCTGTCCGCCCCGGCCCTGTGGGCCAGATCCACCATGCCCTGGTATCAAACCAGCTTGCTGTGGACCCTGGCGCACAGCCTGCCCTGGCTGACTTTGACCGGCAGCGGCCTGCATGTGCAGGCCTCGGATAATATCGAGATGTTACGCGAACTGGGTCGAGACCCCTTGGTGATAAAAGCCACCCGAGTGGAAACCATGTATGGCTTGTCCGATTTAATGGATGACGCCTATAACAGCGCCGCCGCACTGCACGGCAATATTCTGATGCTTTACGGCGAAAAAGACCAAATCATCCCCAAGGAACCAACCTCAAACTTTGTCCAGCAATTACTTGCCAGCAATACCGCCGAGAAAACCGTGGCGGTTTATCCAAACGGCTACCACTTACTGTTACGCGATTTGCAAGCGGCTACCGCCTGGAACGACATCGTCGCCTGGATAAACACCGGCACCGCGCCATTGCCTTCCGGCGCGGAAAATCGGGCCAAACAATGGCTGGGCATAGCCTGGCAGCAGTGA